In one Leishmania mexicana MHOM/GT/2001/U1103 complete genome, chromosome 19 genomic region, the following are encoded:
- a CDS encoding putative phenylalanyl-tRNA synthetase, whose translation MPTLAVAKDYICRLIGRSYTDEEFNDLCFQFGLELDDITSEKEMFMREQGKSAKANVAPTEAPAHLSEEKLYKIDTPANRHDLLTAEGMACALKVFMGAMPLPNYRVLNRANPLYRMTVEKSVKNVRDYVVCAVLRNIRFNERSYNSFIDYQEKLHAGLARRRTLASVGTHDLDKVNTMDFIYACRPRETIRFVPLRQTRELNCAGDGLAQYYAEDRHIGKYVPLISSLPTYPVVYDGTGQNVLSLPPIINSHYSAISVDTRNIFIECTAPDHYKAQVLVNQLVCAFSAYCEDPFTVEAVQVNYEEPTPDGTTSLVTPTMETKEMTMNIARLNSIIGIKMKDGAECAQLLKKMMYTIKTTTESEVTVTVPPMRTDVIGVADVMEDVAIAYGYDNITYVECKTHGPVTQTPLSKVAQLLRTEMACAGYTELLTLSLCSRADAFENLGRVDDEVAAHIANPQTMEFQVCRPSLLPGILKTLATNKSKPLPQRFFECADVVLLDNERNFPPVLELKTDYASCGARNQRHLAAAHCNGSSSGFESIHGLTELALLKLGVPSKAEIAEDYEGDFYTLEKGEDGAFFPGRAMDIILHRAGQAVRIGHLGVIHPNTLKAYDIPNTCSYMELNIQFLCVPL comes from the coding sequence TGAGAAGGAAATGTTCATGCGGGAGCAGGGTAAAAGCGCGAAGGCGAACGTGGCTCCGACGGAAGCCCCTGCGCACCTTTCGGAGGAGAAGCTCTATAAAATCGACACCCCAGCAAACCGTCACGACCTTCTCACGGCGGAGGGCATGGCCTGCGCGCTGAAGGTGTTCATGGGGGCAATGCCACTCCCCAACTACCGCGTCCTCAACCGCGCGAACCCGCTCTACCGCATGACCGTGGAGAAAAGCGTGAAGAACGTGCGCGACTACGTTGTGTGCGCTGTCCTTCGCAACATCCGCTTCAACGAGCGCAGCTACAACAGCTTCATCGACTACCAGGAGAAGCTCCACGCCGGGTTggcccgccgccgcacgctgGCCTCGGTTGGCACCCACGATCTAGACAAGGTGAACACGATGGACTTTATCTACGCCTGCCGCCCGCGAGAGACCATCCGGTTTGttccgctgcggcagacAAGGGAGCTGAACTGCGCAGGCGACGGCCTCGCTCAGTACTACGCCGAGGACCGCCACATTGGCAAGTACGTACCGCTCATCTCCTCCCTTCCGACCTACCCGGTTGTGTACGACGGCACTGGTCAGAACGTGCTCTCGTTGCCGCCAATCATCAACTCGCACTACTCGGCCATCTCCGTGGACACCAGAAACATCTTCATCGAGTGCACAGCCCCAGACCACTACAAGGCGCAGGTGCTGGTGAACCAGCTCGTGTGTGCCTTCTCGGCCTACTGCGAGGATCCCTTCaccgtggaggcggtgcaggtgaACTATGAGGAGCCGACACCGGACGGGACAACGTCGCTGGTGACGCCAACGATGGAGACGAAGGAAATGACGATGAACATCGCACGCCTCAACTCAATCATCGGCATTAAAATGAAAGATGGTGCTGagtgcgcgcagctgctcaagAAGATGATGTACACGATCAAGACAACGACGGAGAGTgaggtgacggtgacggtgccgccGATGCGCACGGACGTCATTGGCGTCGCGGACGTGATGGAGGATGTCGCCATCGCGTACGGCTATGACAATATCACCTACGTGGAGTGCAAGACCCATGGCCCTGTGACGCAGACGCCGCTGAGcaaggtggcgcagctgctgcgcactgAGATGGCCTGCGCAGGCTACACGGAGCTGCTGACGTTGTCGCTCTGCTCACGCGCCGATGCGTTCGAGAACCTCGGCCGCGTGGACGACGAGGTCGCGGCGCACATCGCCAATCCGCAGACGATGGAGTTCCAGGTGTGTCGcccatcgctgctgcccggTATTCTGAAGACGCTCGCGACGAACAAGTCGAAgcctctgccgcagcgcttCTTCGAGTGCGCGGACGTCGTCCTGCTGGATAACGAGCGGAACTTCCCACCGGTGCTAGAGCTGAAGACGGACTACGCGTCCTGCGGTGCCCGCAACCAGAGacacctcgccgccgcgcactgCAACGGCAGCTCTAGTGGATTTGAGAGCATTCACGGCCTCACCGAACTCGCCCTGCTCAAGCTTGGCGTCCCGTCAAAAGCGGAGATAGCAGAGGACTATGAGGGCGACTTCTACACCCTGGAGAAGGGCGAGGACGGGGCTTTCTTTCCTGGCCGCGCCATGGACATCATTCTTCACCGCGCTGGTCAGGCAGTGCGCATCGGGCACCTCGGCGTCATCCACCCGAACACGCTCAAGGCATACGATATTCCGAACACGTGCTCGTACATGGAGCTCAACATCCAGTTCTTGTGCGTCCCTCTGTag